CGGCAAGTATACCCAACTGTTACTCCCTGTGATGGAGCTGAGGTCAAACCAGAAGGTCCAAAGCTGTGGCAAATTGTTCTTATCTCTGCATATGTTGATGAATCTGAGTAATTTGCAACCAGGGTTCTTAGAGAATTCTCTCCCAGCATATCTTGTCCACGGTGGCGAGGTAGATAGAAAAACTCATCCACATCAAAGAATCCCAGCCACTTGCATTCACTCCTTGCTCGCAGAGCACAGTGAGAAAAACCAGCCTCCTGTGCTTTAATCCATGGCCAAGAATGCCTAGTGACATTGTAATTTTGCAAATTAAGCTCATCAACCACTTCTTGAATCCCATCATCACTATTGTTGTCATAGATGAACCACCGCTGAACACCAAGCCAAGCATGGTAAGTAATCCATTCATGGAGAAAAGAAGCTTGGTTCCACAGCATTGTACAAGCACAAAGCTCATACTTGCCTCTATTACTCCTCTTCTCATAAGACTTGGCACCATAAACTTTAGCCACAGATGGCAAAGGTGCATCAACACCATCTTCACCAGCATTAATGCGACTAACAGTAACACGAATACCCTGAGCCTTGACTGGATTATTCCTAATACTCCGGGGCAACAAACACCGAATAACCTCTTGTGCAGCTGTGATTGCTTCAGTGGTAAACACAATTCCTTCATCCTTGTCAAATTTACTCAAACCAAAATGACATCTGAACTTCGATGAATCCGATTCCTTATGCGGCCGCAAATTCAATCCTTTAACAAACACAGCCACAGTATTCCAATCCAACATCGCCTCATACACCACTCTATCCCAAGAAACAACTGACGCGGGGGCTGCAGCGGCAACACCTTCAGCCGCCTCCCAAGACCAC
The Ricinus communis isolate WT05 ecotype wild-type chromosome 1, ASM1957865v1, whole genome shotgun sequence DNA segment above includes these coding regions:
- the LOC8270359 gene encoding glycosyltransferase family 92 protein RCOM_0530710; translation: MESEQRRKRKRIYKPDSTSNSFFSVRSLTACLSFFVFLLFISSDRSPIKTVSFRPVLNVPVSLLPTPLGLTRDSFDTKSLPLIVEDRVLLPDHVLLIVSNKVATSQNLDCVYSNLYNSHDVVLKPALSVNQYHRDKSIVRCQLPPNNYSAAVYLRWSWEAAEGVAAAAPASVVSWDRVVYEAMLDWNTVAVFVKGLNLRPHKESDSSKFRCHFGLSKFDKDEGIVFTTEAITAAQEVIRCLLPRSIRNNPVKAQGIRVTVSRINAGEDGVDAPLPSVAKVYGAKSYEKRSNRGKYELCACTMLWNQASFLHEWITYHAWLGVQRWFIYDNNSDDGIQEVVDELNLQNYNVTRHSWPWIKAQEAGFSHCALRARSECKWLGFFDVDEFFYLPRHRGQDMLGENSLRTLVANYSDSSTYAEIRTICHSFGPSGLTSAPSQGVTVGYTCRLQAPERHKSIVRPELLDTTLLNVVHHFKLKEGYRYLNVPESTAVVNHYKYQVWDTFKAKFFRRVSTYVANWQEDQNQGSKDRAPGLGTVAIEPPDWRLRFCEVWDTGLKDFVLANFADTASGYLPWERSPF